The following coding sequences lie in one Frigoribacterium sp. SL97 genomic window:
- a CDS encoding alanine racemase yields the protein MTTSSSTPSAPVPTKVGFGREPRPVPLIDLATPLLTIDLDALTHNVETMAAWCREGGVDLAPHGKTTMAPEIWRRQLDAGAWGITLATAFQVAVAREAGVPNVVLAGTAFAPATLAALAAPGVDVLMWVDSVETVRLVDAALARAEGERPLAVLVEFGSPLGRTGARSVREALLVAEAVAAAPHLVLAGVAGYEGALTHDVDAAGIAVVDDYLRGLLEVLDGIGAPAFDPWLSKGHDVVVTAGGSVYFDRVVAVLGDRHDPSGLQGPRTRVVLRSGSYVAHDHDLYRRLTPFARDTMPSTRHAVPSTAGGAAGVDADVTVVVGDGSAGSQADREMGGPTDGELTGFDGAAEGFDAERAAGFDAEQVEGPTIEPSFLPTLELWASVVSRPEPGLALLNVGRRDTSDDEGFPVPLEAWRPQAADRRLPGVLDGSHVSALNDQHAFLRLDPASGLQVGDLVRLGVSHPCTTIDKWNEIATVRGSADRRGVPPVVEGGITTRF from the coding sequence ATGACCACGTCGTCCTCGACCCCGTCCGCCCCCGTCCCCACCAAGGTGGGCTTCGGCCGCGAGCCCCGGCCGGTCCCGCTGATCGACCTCGCGACCCCGCTGCTCACGATCGACCTCGACGCCCTCACCCACAACGTCGAGACCATGGCCGCCTGGTGTCGCGAGGGCGGGGTCGACCTGGCGCCGCACGGCAAGACGACGATGGCGCCCGAGATCTGGCGCCGGCAGCTCGACGCCGGCGCGTGGGGCATCACGCTCGCGACGGCGTTCCAGGTCGCCGTCGCGCGCGAGGCCGGGGTGCCGAACGTCGTCCTGGCGGGCACCGCGTTCGCGCCCGCGACCCTCGCGGCGCTCGCCGCGCCCGGCGTCGACGTGCTCATGTGGGTCGACTCGGTCGAGACGGTGCGCCTCGTCGACGCCGCCCTGGCGCGGGCCGAGGGCGAGCGTCCGCTCGCCGTGCTGGTCGAGTTCGGGTCGCCGCTCGGCCGGACCGGCGCGCGCTCGGTGCGCGAGGCGCTGCTCGTCGCCGAGGCCGTGGCGGCGGCACCGCACCTCGTCCTGGCCGGGGTGGCCGGGTACGAGGGCGCCCTCACGCACGACGTCGACGCGGCCGGCATCGCCGTGGTCGACGACTACCTGCGGGGGCTCCTCGAGGTGCTCGACGGCATCGGTGCGCCGGCCTTCGACCCGTGGCTGTCGAAAGGTCACGACGTGGTGGTGACGGCCGGCGGCAGCGTCTACTTCGACCGTGTCGTCGCCGTGCTCGGCGACCGGCACGACCCCTCGGGTCTGCAGGGGCCGCGCACGCGCGTCGTACTGCGGTCGGGTTCGTACGTCGCCCACGACCACGACCTCTATCGCCGGCTGACCCCGTTCGCCCGCGACACGATGCCGTCGACCCGCCACGCCGTGCCGTCGACCGCAGGAGGCGCGGCCGGCGTCGACGCCGACGTCACGGTCGTCGTCGGCGACGGTTCGGCGGGGTCGCAGGCCGACCGCGAGATGGGCGGGCCGACCGACGGCGAACTCACCGGGTTCGACGGAGCGGCCGAGGGGTTCGACGCCGAGCGGGCCGCGGGGTTCGACGCCGAGCAGGTCGAGGGGCCGACGATCGAGCCCTCGTTCCTGCCGACCCTCGAGCTCTGGGCGTCCGTGGTGTCCCGTCCCGAGCCCGGGCTCGCCCTGCTCAACGTCGGACGGCGCGACACGTCGGACGACGAGGGGTTCCCGGTGCCGCTCGAGGCGTGGCGTCCGCAGGCGGCCGACCGGCGCCTCCCGGGGGTGCTCGACGGGTCGCACGTGTCGGCGCTCAACGACCAGCACGCCTTCCTGCGGCTCGACCCGGCGTCGGGGCTGCAGGTCGGCGACCTGGTGCGGCTCGGCGTCTCGCACCCCTGCACCACGATCGACAAGTGGAACGAGATCGCCACGGTGCGGGGCTCGGCCGACCGCCGCGGTGTGCCACCCGTCGTCGAGGGCGGCATCACCACGCGGTTCTGA
- a CDS encoding NAD(P)-dependent oxidoreductase, with product MKVLVLGATGGTGSHVLRVALSAGHDVTVLVRDASSLDVTEGVRVLTGDATSAEDVRAAVAGQDAVLNAIGSRNMRHPVEVEVGRALLPAMHDAGVDRLVVCSAFGVGESQADATTFQKMFFHTVLGKVYAAKDVADAEVRESGLDWTLVYPTRLTDDPATGSLATGERLLQGAGSHVTRADVARFMLAQLTDATWSRKIVVVTGATD from the coding sequence ATGAAGGTTCTGGTGTTGGGAGCGACAGGGGGCACGGGCTCCCACGTCCTGCGGGTCGCCCTGTCGGCGGGGCACGACGTGACGGTGCTCGTCCGCGACGCCTCGTCCCTCGACGTGACGGAGGGCGTCCGGGTGCTCACCGGGGACGCGACCTCGGCCGAGGACGTCCGCGCCGCCGTCGCCGGCCAGGACGCCGTGCTGAACGCGATCGGCTCGCGGAACATGCGGCACCCGGTCGAGGTCGAGGTCGGGCGAGCCCTGCTGCCGGCGATGCACGACGCGGGCGTCGACCGACTCGTCGTCTGTTCGGCCTTCGGCGTCGGCGAGAGTCAGGCCGACGCGACCACCTTCCAGAAGATGTTCTTCCACACCGTGCTCGGCAAGGTCTACGCCGCCAAGGACGTCGCCGACGCCGAGGTGCGCGAGAGCGGACTCGACTGGACGCTCGTCTACCCGACGCGCCTCACCGACGACCCGGCGACCGGGTCGCTCGCCACGGGGGAGCGGTTGCTCCAGGGGGCGGGCAGCCACGTGACCCGTGCCGACGTGGCGCGTTTCATGCTCGCCCAGCTGACCGACGCGACGTGGTCACGGAAGATCGTGGTCGTGACGGGCGCGACCGACTGA
- a CDS encoding N-acyl-D-amino-acid deacylase family protein — translation MTTLVLAGGTVWDGSGGAGRVADVVVRDGVVAAVGPGAAASVGDGRRASSSGVPAGVEVVDASGLDVLPGFVDVHAHDDAALFRPGGVAPKTGQGVTTTIVGNCGQGVAPSPSDARDRSLEDYSRPVLGGFPARRWATFADYVRTLAEGDADGTFGLHAATLVPHAPLRAGVLGFDRRPADGVERSLIAASVGEALDAGALGVSLGLMYAPGDAADRPELVALARECAVRGKLLVAHVRNEADGHRDSIDELASLGRETGAAVHVSHLKVTGPRNVGGMPAIVEHLDALRDDGVDVSADVYPYDAGSTTVASLFPPATADHGVESLLEALRPGTRSRRDVLDGLLEPWAGSTLENQYAAIGPERISAAGFTRPEHAGFEGRPLSEIAEAVGADPREVLADLVLAERGALTVIVFHTDLEGMRTALAWPHTLVGSDGLPRETGTVHPRLYGTFSRVLDEYAGSGPQAVLSRGEAIARMSTRASSRFGLGGTGAGAGGGAGGIAGGGGGGVGAVGGGRAGGALSIAAGAVADLQLVDPGAYADRATYATPRLGPSGLVGLWAAGRRLH, via the coding sequence GTGACGACGCTGGTGCTCGCGGGCGGGACGGTCTGGGACGGGTCCGGAGGCGCGGGTCGCGTCGCGGACGTCGTCGTGCGCGACGGCGTGGTCGCGGCCGTGGGGCCCGGGGCCGCGGCGTCCGTGGGCGACGGTCGCCGCGCCTCCTCGTCCGGGGTGCCGGCCGGGGTCGAGGTGGTCGACGCGAGCGGACTCGACGTGCTGCCGGGCTTCGTCGACGTGCACGCGCACGACGACGCCGCGTTGTTCCGCCCGGGAGGGGTCGCGCCCAAGACCGGGCAGGGCGTGACGACCACGATCGTCGGCAACTGCGGCCAGGGCGTCGCGCCGTCGCCGTCCGACGCGCGGGACCGATCGCTCGAGGACTACTCGCGGCCGGTGCTCGGCGGGTTCCCTGCGCGACGATGGGCGACGTTCGCCGACTACGTGCGGACGCTGGCCGAGGGCGACGCCGACGGCACCTTCGGCCTGCACGCCGCGACCCTCGTTCCGCACGCCCCGCTGCGGGCGGGCGTGCTCGGCTTCGACCGTCGACCGGCCGACGGCGTCGAGCGGTCGCTCATCGCGGCGTCGGTGGGCGAGGCGCTCGACGCCGGGGCGCTCGGCGTCTCGCTGGGCCTCATGTACGCACCCGGCGACGCCGCCGACCGGCCCGAACTCGTCGCCCTGGCCCGGGAGTGCGCGGTGCGGGGCAAGCTGCTGGTCGCCCACGTCCGCAACGAGGCCGACGGACACCGCGACTCGATCGACGAGCTGGCGTCGCTGGGGCGCGAGACCGGGGCCGCCGTCCACGTCAGCCACCTGAAGGTGACCGGGCCGCGGAACGTCGGCGGCATGCCCGCGATCGTGGAGCACCTCGACGCCTTGCGCGACGACGGTGTCGACGTCAGCGCGGACGTCTACCCCTACGACGCGGGCAGCACGACGGTCGCGTCGCTGTTCCCGCCGGCCACGGCCGACCACGGGGTCGAGAGCCTGCTCGAGGCGCTCCGTCCCGGCACGCGCTCGCGGAGGGATGTGCTCGACGGGCTGCTCGAACCCTGGGCCGGATCGACGCTCGAGAACCAGTACGCGGCGATCGGCCCCGAGCGGATCTCGGCGGCGGGGTTCACGCGACCCGAGCACGCGGGCTTCGAGGGGCGGCCGCTGTCCGAGATCGCCGAGGCGGTCGGTGCCGACCCGCGCGAGGTGCTCGCCGACCTCGTCCTCGCCGAACGGGGCGCCTTGACCGTCATCGTGTTCCACACCGACCTCGAGGGCATGCGGACGGCCCTGGCGTGGCCGCACACCCTGGTCGGCTCGGACGGGCTGCCGCGCGAGACCGGCACCGTGCATCCCCGCCTGTACGGGACGTTCTCGCGCGTGCTCGACGAGTACGCCGGGTCGGGGCCGCAGGCCGTGCTGTCGCGGGGCGAGGCGATCGCGCGCATGTCGACCCGCGCCTCCTCGCGGTTCGGGCTGGGGGGCACGGGTGCCGGCGCGGGCGGAGGCGCGGGCGGCATCGCCGGCGGCGGCGGCGGCGGCGTCGGCGCCGTGGGTGGTGGCCGGGCAGGAGGCGCGCTCAGCATCGCCGCCGGGGCCGTCGCCGACCTCCAGTTGGTCGACCCCGGGGCGTACGCCGACCGGGCCACCTACGCGACGCCCCGCCTCGGCCCCTCGGGGCTGGTCGGTCTCTGGGCTGCGGGCCGTCGCCTCCATTGA
- a CDS encoding carbohydrate ABC transporter permease, which yields MALSIAPGLTETPPGAAPDRKGGRRPKAERKAPVRPGGKRQLAPLWLLSPAGIVLLAVTVAPIVFLVFTSFTDYDQRSLFTGAYDSVGVQQYATLLADTDFWWSLVRTLVFTAAMVGGSVVIGTGVSHLLTRLGTPMRYTVTVVLILAWAMPNVASSIVWKWLFQPGYGVVNWLLTRTGLVGDMTNVDWSNDAALAYTSIWLLIVWQAVPFIALTMYAAETQIPLEYKEAARLDGASEWRVYRTVTLVFLKPTLLLITILSIIWDFNVFNQIWLVSAGGPDDATSTLGVFTYVTAFVGFDIGQGAAISVVTTLLLVVLTAFYVRNLVRSGEDL from the coding sequence GTGGCCCTCTCGATCGCCCCCGGTCTCACCGAGACCCCGCCCGGCGCGGCACCCGACCGGAAGGGCGGCCGGCGCCCGAAGGCCGAACGGAAGGCCCCGGTGCGCCCCGGCGGGAAGCGCCAGCTCGCCCCGCTCTGGCTGCTGTCGCCCGCGGGCATCGTGCTGCTCGCCGTGACCGTCGCGCCCATCGTGTTCCTGGTCTTCACGTCGTTCACCGACTACGACCAACGCTCGCTCTTCACCGGCGCGTACGACTCGGTCGGCGTGCAGCAGTACGCGACCCTGCTGGCCGACACCGACTTCTGGTGGTCGCTCGTCCGCACGCTGGTCTTCACGGCCGCGATGGTCGGTGGCAGCGTCGTGATCGGCACGGGCGTCTCGCACCTGCTCACCCGGCTCGGCACGCCGATGCGCTACACGGTGACCGTCGTGCTGATCCTCGCCTGGGCCATGCCCAACGTGGCGTCGTCGATCGTCTGGAAGTGGCTGTTCCAGCCCGGCTACGGCGTCGTGAACTGGCTGTTGACCCGGACCGGCCTGGTGGGCGACATGACCAACGTCGACTGGTCGAACGACGCGGCCCTCGCCTACACGAGCATCTGGCTGCTGATCGTGTGGCAGGCGGTGCCCTTCATCGCGCTGACCATGTACGCCGCCGAGACGCAGATCCCGCTCGAGTACAAAGAGGCCGCGCGGCTCGACGGGGCGAGCGAGTGGCGCGTGTACCGGACCGTCACCCTGGTCTTCCTCAAGCCGACGCTGCTGCTGATCACGATCCTGTCGATCATCTGGGACTTCAACGTCTTCAACCAGATCTGGCTCGTCTCGGCCGGCGGCCCCGACGACGCCACCTCGACCCTCGGCGTCTTCACCTACGTCACCGCGTTCGTCGGCTTCGACATCGGGCAGGGCGCCGCCATCTCGGTGGTCACCACCCTGCTGCTCGTCGTGTTGACCGCGTTCTACGTCCGCAACCTCGTCCGATCCGGAGAAGACCTGTGA
- the nagB gene encoding glucosamine-6-phosphate deaminase, whose protein sequence is MEIVIVRDADEVGRVAALKIASVVQRDPEAVLGLATGSSPTGIYASLAARVAAGELDFGRASGFALDEYVGIPLEHPESYASVIERDVVVPLGMDASKVHVPDGRASDVEAAVVEYERAIADAGGIDIQILGIGANGHIGFNEPTSSFASRTRIKTLAPQTRADNARFFDDPSQVPTHCLTQGLGTILDAHEVVLVAQGSSKASAVAGMIEGPLGAMCPGSALQLHRHATIVVDEAAASQLQLADYYRYTYANKPVWQRFE, encoded by the coding sequence ATGGAGATCGTCATCGTCCGCGACGCCGACGAGGTCGGCCGTGTCGCCGCCCTCAAGATCGCGTCCGTCGTCCAGCGCGACCCCGAGGCCGTGCTGGGCCTCGCGACCGGGTCGTCGCCCACCGGCATCTACGCGTCGCTCGCGGCCCGGGTCGCGGCGGGCGAGCTCGACTTCGGCCGCGCCTCCGGGTTCGCGCTCGACGAGTACGTCGGCATCCCGCTCGAGCACCCCGAGAGCTACGCCTCGGTGATCGAGCGCGACGTCGTCGTGCCCCTGGGCATGGACGCGTCGAAGGTCCACGTGCCCGACGGGCGGGCCTCCGACGTCGAGGCCGCGGTCGTCGAGTACGAGCGGGCCATCGCCGACGCGGGCGGCATCGACATCCAGATCCTCGGCATCGGGGCGAACGGGCACATCGGCTTCAACGAGCCCACCTCGTCCTTCGCGTCGCGCACCCGCATCAAGACGCTCGCCCCGCAGACCCGGGCCGACAACGCCCGGTTCTTCGACGACCCGTCGCAGGTGCCCACGCACTGCCTGACGCAGGGGCTCGGCACCATCCTCGACGCGCACGAGGTCGTGCTCGTGGCGCAGGGGTCGTCGAAGGCGTCGGCGGTCGCGGGCATGATCGAGGGGCCGCTCGGCGCGATGTGCCCCGGCAGCGCGTTGCAGTTGCACCGGCACGCCACGATCGTCGTCGACGAAGCCGCGGCGTCGCAGCTGCAGCTGGCGGACTACTACCGCTACACCTACGCGAACAAGCCCGTGTGGCAGCGCTTCGAGTAG
- a CDS encoding DUF4287 domain-containing protein, with product MSERRVLAPEPPADGQKASGPASYFPSIERTYGRPVQEWLDLVDERLDEDAHMQVVSWLKSEHGLGHGHANAIVAYVRHARG from the coding sequence ATGTCCGAGCGACGCGTCCTGGCACCCGAACCGCCCGCCGACGGCCAGAAGGCCAGCGGCCCGGCGTCGTACTTCCCGAGCATCGAGCGCACCTACGGGCGGCCGGTCCAGGAGTGGCTCGACCTGGTCGACGAGCGTCTCGACGAGGACGCGCACATGCAGGTGGTGTCGTGGCTGAAGTCCGAACACGGCCTGGGCCACGGTCACGCCAACGCGATCGTCGCGTACGTGCGCCACGCCCGCGGCTGA
- a CDS encoding beta-N-acetylhexosaminidase — protein MTTDSSTPSTTMRAGTATPETAPVAIVPRPARLTRASGAFRLDSATRVSAPDELAGVVAWLQQALRPATGLPLREGSADGTGISFDLDASLGAEAYRLEARPAGVRITGGDAAGAFHGAQVLRQLLPAAAYRTALVPGVDWVVPAVDVEDRPRFGWRGTHLDVARHFLPKHDVLRFVDLMALHRLNTLHWHLTEDQGWRIEITKYPRLTSVGAWRGSSQVGAGPDATQDGRPHGGFYTQDDIREVVAYAAARHITVVPEVDVPGHSMAAITAYPHLGVGAVEVGGTPVAAPRQIAVGTEWGIFEDVLNTEQTTVDFYTDVLDEVMELFPGTWIGIGGDECPKAQWRADPRTQELMRDRGLADEEELQAWFIGRLDAHLTAAGRRTFGWDEILEGNATMSPGATVASWRGMTGAITAARRGYDVVACPDDQVYLDYRQSDGPDEPIPVSIPLTLADVFAFEPVPAQLTEDEARHVLGGQANIWTEHMDSPRTVDFFAFPRLCAVAEALWTTEPRDFDDFSTRLAVHLGRLDALGVEYRRESGPLPWQQRPGVPGRPASREEREAYIASVVANIV, from the coding sequence GTGACGACCGACTCCTCGACCCCCTCGACCACCATGCGGGCCGGCACCGCGACCCCCGAGACCGCACCGGTCGCGATCGTGCCGCGTCCTGCCCGGCTGACCCGCGCCTCCGGGGCGTTCCGGCTCGACTCCGCGACGCGCGTCTCGGCGCCCGACGAGCTGGCCGGAGTCGTCGCCTGGCTGCAGCAGGCGCTGCGCCCCGCGACCGGCCTGCCGCTCCGCGAGGGCAGCGCCGACGGGACCGGCATCTCGTTCGACCTGGACGCCTCGCTCGGTGCCGAGGCCTACCGGCTGGAGGCGCGACCCGCGGGGGTGCGCATCACCGGTGGCGACGCGGCCGGCGCGTTCCACGGGGCGCAGGTGCTGCGACAGCTGCTGCCCGCGGCCGCCTACCGGACGGCCCTCGTGCCCGGGGTCGACTGGGTCGTGCCCGCCGTCGACGTCGAGGACCGACCACGCTTCGGCTGGCGGGGTACGCACCTCGACGTCGCCCGGCACTTCCTGCCCAAGCACGACGTCCTGCGGTTCGTCGACCTCATGGCCCTGCACCGGCTCAACACGCTCCACTGGCACCTCACCGAGGACCAGGGCTGGCGCATCGAGATCACGAAGTACCCGCGCCTGACCTCGGTCGGCGCGTGGCGGGGGTCGTCGCAGGTGGGGGCGGGGCCGGACGCGACCCAGGACGGCCGACCGCACGGCGGCTTCTACACGCAGGACGACATCCGCGAGGTGGTCGCCTACGCCGCGGCCCGCCACATCACGGTCGTGCCCGAGGTCGACGTGCCCGGCCACTCGATGGCGGCGATCACGGCGTACCCGCACCTCGGCGTCGGCGCCGTCGAGGTCGGCGGGACGCCCGTGGCGGCGCCCCGGCAGATCGCCGTGGGGACCGAGTGGGGCATCTTCGAGGACGTCCTCAACACCGAGCAGACGACCGTCGACTTCTACACCGACGTGCTCGACGAGGTGATGGAGCTCTTCCCGGGCACCTGGATCGGCATCGGTGGCGACGAGTGCCCCAAGGCGCAGTGGCGGGCCGACCCGCGCACGCAGGAGCTCATGCGGGACCGCGGCCTCGCCGACGAGGAGGAGCTGCAGGCGTGGTTCATCGGGCGGCTCGACGCGCACCTCACCGCGGCCGGGCGCCGCACCTTCGGGTGGGACGAGATCCTCGAGGGGAACGCCACGATGTCACCCGGCGCGACGGTCGCGTCGTGGCGGGGCATGACCGGCGCGATCACGGCGGCACGACGCGGCTACGACGTCGTGGCGTGTCCCGACGACCAGGTCTACCTCGACTACCGGCAGTCGGACGGGCCCGACGAGCCGATCCCGGTGTCGATCCCGCTCACCCTGGCCGACGTGTTCGCGTTCGAACCGGTGCCCGCGCAGCTCACCGAGGACGAGGCCCGTCACGTGCTCGGAGGCCAGGCCAACATCTGGACCGAGCACATGGACTCGCCCCGCACCGTCGACTTCTTCGCGTTCCCCCGGTTGTGCGCCGTCGCCGAGGCGCTGTGGACGACCGAACCGCGGGACTTCGACGACTTCTCCACACGGCTGGCCGTGCACCTCGGACGCCTCGACGCCCTCGGCGTCGAGTACCGGCGGGAGTCGGGGCCGCTACCGTGGCAGCAGCGTCCGGGCGTGCCCGGGCGGCCGGCCTCACGCGAAGAACGCGAGGCGTACATCGCGTCGGTCGTGGCCAACATCGTCTGA
- a CDS encoding carbohydrate ABC transporter permease yields the protein MTTTAPAGVGTTTTETVARDERSKEARSGHGTGRPSPARPTRRRRKPRWVSNAIAIVFSLVWLFPVYWMVNTAFKPRPEVMTATPLFWPQNPTLDNFVVAVTQSDFFTNLRNSVIVVVGAVVFSIVLGLFASAALSRFRFRGRRTIMVFILIVQMLPATALLIPQFLIFNSLGLLGTYGGLILAYVASTLPFSIWVMRGFFLAIPVEVEEAAQLDGASTWQVLTRIMFPLVLPGMIATSIFAFIAAWNDYLVAYTFMKDQSMYTLPVWLASFSTPTSGTDFGGQMAASVLFSLPVVVFFMIIQRNLVTGMSAGAVKG from the coding sequence GTGACCACGACCGCACCCGCCGGCGTCGGCACCACGACGACCGAGACCGTCGCGCGCGACGAGAGAAGCAAGGAGGCGCGCTCGGGCCACGGCACCGGCCGCCCGTCGCCCGCCCGCCCGACCCGTCGCCGCCGGAAGCCCCGCTGGGTCAGCAACGCGATCGCGATCGTCTTCAGCCTCGTGTGGCTGTTCCCCGTCTACTGGATGGTCAACACGGCGTTCAAGCCGCGCCCCGAGGTGATGACGGCCACCCCGCTGTTCTGGCCGCAGAACCCGACCCTCGACAACTTCGTCGTCGCGGTGACGCAGTCCGACTTCTTCACGAACCTGCGCAACAGCGTGATCGTCGTGGTCGGGGCCGTCGTCTTCTCGATCGTGCTCGGACTGTTCGCCTCGGCCGCCCTGTCGCGGTTCCGGTTCCGGGGGCGGCGCACGATCATGGTGTTCATCCTGATCGTGCAGATGCTGCCGGCGACGGCCCTGTTGATCCCGCAGTTCCTGATCTTCAACAGCCTCGGGCTGCTCGGCACCTACGGCGGGCTCATCCTGGCGTACGTCGCGTCGACGCTGCCGTTCTCGATCTGGGTGATGCGCGGGTTCTTCCTGGCGATCCCGGTCGAGGTCGAGGAGGCCGCGCAACTCGACGGCGCGAGCACCTGGCAGGTGCTGACGCGGATCATGTTCCCGCTCGTGCTGCCCGGCATGATCGCGACGAGCATCTTCGCCTTCATCGCCGCGTGGAACGACTACCTCGTGGCCTACACGTTCATGAAGGACCAGTCGATGTACACGCTGCCGGTCTGGCTGGCCTCGTTCAGCACGCCGACCAGCGGCACCGACTTCGGCGGACAGATGGCGGCCTCGGTGCTGTTCTCCCTGCCGGTCGTCGTCTTCTTCATGATCATCCAACGCAACCTGGTGACCGGCATGTCCGCCGGCGCCGTGAAGGGCTGA
- a CDS encoding RidA family protein translates to MSEKTEVRTGGAPTPISTFSQGVLKNGFLSVSGQGPQDPATSEYLHPGDLTSQTVRTLDNVKAIVEGAGGTFDDVVSLRVFLTTRDDFAEMNAAYETYLLQNVPSGVFPTRTTVFVELPNEAMLVEIDALAILS, encoded by the coding sequence GTGAGCGAGAAGACCGAAGTCCGCACCGGCGGCGCCCCCACCCCCATCTCGACCTTCTCGCAGGGCGTGCTCAAGAACGGGTTCCTCAGCGTGTCGGGCCAGGGCCCGCAAGACCCCGCCACGAGCGAGTACCTGCACCCCGGCGACCTGACGTCGCAGACCGTCCGCACGCTCGACAACGTCAAGGCGATCGTCGAGGGCGCCGGCGGGACGTTCGACGACGTCGTGTCGCTGCGCGTGTTCCTCACCACGCGCGACGACTTCGCCGAGATGAACGCCGCGTACGAGACCTACCTGCTGCAGAACGTCCCGAGCGGGGTGTTCCCCACCCGCACGACGGTCTTCGTCGAGCTGCCGAACGAGGCCATGCTCGTCGAGATCGACGCGCTCGCCATCCTCAGCTGA
- a CDS encoding extracellular solute-binding protein, with protein sequence MRIQRYTAVGALGLAAALALSACSSSGTGGSSSDEPQAVPTTKGDGKTLTVWVMTGDYTPETIDAVNEEFTKQTGADVDVQIQQWDGITTKISTALATSTPPDVLDLGNTQVASYAANGALLDLTSYRDDLEQGQTWLTGLEEPATVDDSLYAVPGFAGARAVIYNKTMWAEAGVTEAPTTYDELTADLDKVKAANTASDFSAFYLPGQYWYAGMQFVWDAGGEIATSSDGTWKAGLASDEAQQGLADFTEFQNAYSTPASQTLDTDAPDQTQVFADGKTATILHTNGSIDLIQKANPALTDDDFGTFPMPGKSGETQPVMLGGSDWGIAAKSQNSDLALQWTKIATSPDIQSEWVVGNDGWIPNSEEGIEAAGSVVTPIQKGFFDAALNSKATPASANWAALEGDKSINQLFSSVVSGSKSPEAAAKSFDEATDEALND encoded by the coding sequence TTGCGAATCCAACGCTACACGGCGGTCGGGGCCCTGGGCCTGGCCGCGGCACTCGCCCTGTCCGCCTGCTCGAGCTCGGGCACGGGCGGCAGCTCGTCCGACGAACCCCAGGCCGTGCCCACCACCAAGGGTGACGGCAAGACCCTGACGGTCTGGGTGATGACGGGCGACTACACGCCCGAGACCATCGATGCCGTCAACGAGGAGTTCACGAAGCAGACGGGCGCCGACGTCGACGTCCAGATCCAGCAGTGGGACGGCATCACCACCAAGATCAGCACGGCACTCGCCACGAGCACCCCACCCGACGTGCTCGACCTCGGCAACACGCAGGTCGCCAGCTACGCGGCCAACGGTGCACTCCTCGACCTGACGTCGTACCGCGACGACCTCGAGCAGGGTCAGACCTGGTTGACGGGCCTCGAGGAGCCCGCGACCGTCGACGACTCGCTCTACGCCGTGCCCGGCTTCGCCGGTGCCCGCGCCGTCATCTACAACAAGACGATGTGGGCCGAGGCCGGCGTGACCGAGGCGCCCACCACCTACGACGAGCTCACCGCCGACCTCGACAAGGTGAAGGCCGCGAACACGGCGTCCGACTTCTCGGCGTTCTACCTGCCCGGCCAGTACTGGTACGCGGGCATGCAGTTCGTCTGGGACGCCGGCGGAGAGATCGCCACGTCGAGCGACGGCACCTGGAAGGCGGGCCTGGCGAGCGACGAGGCGCAGCAGGGACTGGCCGACTTCACCGAGTTCCAGAACGCCTACTCGACGCCCGCCTCGCAGACCCTCGACACCGACGCGCCCGACCAGACGCAGGTCTTCGCGGACGGCAAGACGGCGACGATCCTGCACACCAACGGCTCGATCGACCTGATCCAGAAGGCCAACCCCGCCCTGACCGACGACGACTTCGGCACGTTCCCGATGCCGGGCAAGTCGGGCGAGACGCAGCCGGTCATGCTCGGCGGCTCGGACTGGGGAATCGCGGCCAAGAGCCAGAACTCCGACCTGGCCCTGCAGTGGACCAAGATCGCCACGAGCCCGGACATCCAGAGCGAGTGGGTCGTGGGCAACGACGGCTGGATCCCGAACAGCGAAGAGGGCATCGAGGCGGCCGGCAGCGTGGTGACGCCGATCCAGAAGGGCTTCTTCGACGCCGCGCTCAACTCGAAGGCCACCCCCGCCAGCGCGAACTGGGCGGCCCTCGAGGGCGACAAGAGCATCAACCAGCTCTTCTCCTCGGTGGTCTCGGGCTCGAAGTCGCCCGAGGCGGCCGCGAAGTCCTTCGACGAGGCCACCGACGAGGCGCTGAACGACTAG